One Gordonia pseudamarae genomic window, GTGATCGGCGGCCTCGCCCCCGGCAACGTCTGCCCGGTGATCAGCCTGCCATCCACAGGATCGGCACCCGGCAGTCGCCCACACGGCTCGCCGGGTGCGTCTTTCCGGTTCGTGCGGACTGTCAGGGGGCGTCGATCGCATCCGCCTGCGCATGCAGCAGATCGACCACGGCCTCGACGGAGCGGCGCGGGTTGGGCCGTGTCAGCGCCTCATACACGCGGGCGGCGCGGACTCCGGTGAGCGTCACCGCCGTCACCGCCGGATCGCGCGCCGCGTGGCGCGGCATCAGCGCGATTCCGTGCCCGGCGGCGACGAGCGCCTCGATGGTCGTGAAGTCGAGCATCCGCTGGGCGACGCGGGGTGCGACACCGGTGACCGCCGACATCGACAACAGGACATCGTCGACGGGATAGCCACCCTCCACGCTGATCCAGTCGGCATCGGCCAGCTCGGCCACCGACACCGTGGCACGGTGCGCGAAAGACGATGTGGCCGAGACGATCACGTCCAGGGGTTCGCGCATCAGCTCGGTGATGCGCACCCGCGGCGAGGACAGGGCGTGGGTCCGTTCGTCACGGTGGGTAACAACTATGTCGTAGTCGGTGAGCGCTGCGGGCGCGTCGGGATAGCTGACGTCAAGATGTCCTGCGCGCACGTCGATCCCGGCCGCTGTTGCCTCATGGAGCAGGCCCGGCAACAACAACGCGGCACCCGACGGAAACATCGCCAGCCGTACGGAGGCTTTGCCCGAGCGGTACGCCGACATCTCCTCGACGGCCCGCTCGACGGCGGCGATCACATCGTCGGCACGCAGGACGAGCGCGCGTCCGGCGTCAGTGAGCCGGAGCCCACGACCGTCCGGTTCGAGCAGTTCCACCCCGGCCTCGTCGGCGAGGACCTTGAGTTGCTGGGATACCGCCGACGGCGTCATGTGCAGAGCGGCCGCCACGGCACCCACCGACCCGCGGTCGGCGAACTCCCGCAGCAGCCGCAACCTGCGCACTTCCATGCATGTACGTTACCGCTCGAGGGCGCCGCTTGATTCCCCGCCGACCGATTCCCCGTCGGTTGAGGTGCGCGGCCGCCCAGCGGCCGAGCCTCGAAGCCTCCTGTGAGAACAATGTCCTCTCAACAGGTTTCGAGGCTCATTGCTCGCGCTCCGCACACCTCAACCAGCGTTGGACATGGTGCGGGACGACGTGGCACCTTCGGGCTGCCACCCCGGCCCCTTCGCCAGATACCCCCACTTGTCACGCCATTTCCGCGCGTGCCACACGTCGCGGGCGATGGCGGCGAACTCATGGGTGGCCACCCGCACCGGGTTGAAGGTGTTGATATTCTTGGTGAGCCCGAAGATCACCTTCTCCTCCTCGGTCTCGAAAGTCCCGAAGATG contains:
- a CDS encoding LysR family transcriptional regulator, giving the protein MEVRRLRLLREFADRGSVGAVAAALHMTPSAVSQQLKVLADEAGVELLEPDGRGLRLTDAGRALVLRADDVIAAVERAVEEMSAYRSGKASVRLAMFPSGAALLLPGLLHEATAAGIDVRAGHLDVSYPDAPAALTDYDIVVTHRDERTHALSSPRVRITELMREPLDVIVSATSSFAHRATVSVAELADADWISVEGGYPVDDVLLSMSAVTGVAPRVAQRMLDFTTIEALVAAGHGIALMPRHAARDPAVTAVTLTGVRAARVYEALTRPNPRRSVEAVVDLLHAQADAIDAP